The proteins below come from a single Flavobacteriales bacterium genomic window:
- a CDS encoding efflux RND transporter periplasmic adaptor subunit has translation MKKFIIPSIAALFLAACGSTAPRDTSELAELQKEKDSLVSLSQEITAQIAELDESISKLDTAAKRALVSVVAAEQRSFEHYFSVHGIVQANKNVTLFSESAGTITGVLVKEGQRVRTGQVLVELDADVMKSQLKEIETSLELATELYERQKRLWDQKIGSEVDYLNAKNRKEGLEQSKATLERQIKMAQVVAPSSGVVDEIFPRQGEYVGSSSPVVRLVNLDQPYLESEVTEAYVGRIGAKTLVRIAFPALDTVVEATISRAGDYINPNNRTFKVEINLDQMKGLNVKPNMLAVVHIRDYSSEEAVTLPSRMVQQTADGSSYVYVASQGTDIARVEMRAVQPGRSYDGYTEILKGIQPNEFVVDQGARSIRPDQQVRVVANPS, from the coding sequence ATGAAAAAGTTTATCATTCCCTCAATTGCGGCCTTGTTCCTCGCCGCATGTGGATCCACCGCACCCCGGGATACATCGGAATTGGCAGAACTCCAGAAGGAAAAAGATTCCTTGGTGAGTCTGAGCCAGGAGATCACCGCTCAAATTGCCGAGTTGGATGAGTCGATCAGCAAACTAGACACAGCGGCCAAACGAGCACTAGTGAGTGTGGTAGCTGCGGAACAGCGTTCATTCGAGCACTACTTTAGTGTACACGGTATTGTTCAGGCGAATAAGAACGTGACCTTGTTCTCGGAGAGCGCCGGGACCATCACCGGAGTTCTCGTAAAAGAAGGTCAACGTGTGCGCACGGGTCAAGTCTTGGTTGAACTCGACGCCGATGTAATGAAGTCTCAGCTCAAAGAAATAGAGACGAGCTTGGAGTTGGCAACCGAATTGTACGAGCGCCAAAAGCGTTTGTGGGATCAAAAGATCGGGTCTGAAGTTGATTACCTTAATGCCAAGAATCGCAAAGAAGGCCTAGAGCAAAGTAAAGCTACTTTGGAGCGCCAGATCAAAATGGCGCAAGTGGTAGCACCATCTAGCGGTGTGGTCGATGAGATCTTCCCGCGCCAAGGCGAATACGTAGGTTCTTCGAGTCCGGTGGTTCGCTTGGTCAACTTGGATCAACCCTACTTGGAAAGTGAGGTTACCGAAGCCTATGTCGGCCGTATCGGTGCTAAGACCCTGGTTCGAATTGCCTTTCCAGCGCTAGACACAGTTGTTGAAGCTACCATCAGCAGAGCTGGAGATTACATCAACCCGAACAACCGAACCTTCAAAGTGGAGATCAACCTCGATCAAATGAAGGGTTTGAATGTGAAGCCGAACATGTTGGCGGTCGTCCATATTCGCGACTATAGTTCGGAAGAAGCCGTAACCTTGCCATCGCGCATGGTTCAGCAAACGGCCGATGGAAGCTCATATGTGTACGTCGCTTCCCAAGGAACTGATATCGCACGAGTCGAAATGCGAGCCGTACAACCGGGACGATCGTACGATGGTTATACCGAGATTCTGAAGGGAATTCAGCCAAACGAGTTCGTGGTCGATCAAGGAGCGCGCTCCATCAGGCCAGACCAGCAAGTTCGCGTTGTAGCGAATCCCTCCTAA
- the dprA gene encoding DNA-processing protein DprA: MDDQELICRIAIADVEGIGPVTLRKLISLAGSARGLLDPGPEIYMKATEPQRNWLREINAIEPKRFKWAQTMVNELKRTSFDTLTFEDPRFPFRLRHCHDAPPWIFVKGKLSPVKHVVSIVGSRQASEYGRRFVRDLVKHLSAFDVAIVSGLAVGIDVEAHRAAIKYALPTWAVLAHGFDKMYPFSNRHVARDILDQGAWITEFLPRTRPEKENFPKRNRIIAGLCDVCVVVEAARKGGALITAKLSNEYGRDVMALPGRVTDEFSAGCNSLIRNHQAHLIEHPNNLTELLGWKRIHDQPQLQLPIELSEFQHSILKLIGSEESCSIESLCKQLNCELPKALPVLLQLEMEGLIVNTGAHHYIRAG, from the coding sequence ATGGACGACCAAGAACTCATTTGCCGGATTGCCATTGCCGACGTCGAAGGTATCGGACCGGTAACTTTACGTAAGCTCATTTCCCTTGCCGGATCCGCCCGTGGCCTGCTCGATCCGGGCCCCGAAATCTACATGAAAGCTACGGAACCTCAAAGAAATTGGCTCAGAGAGATCAACGCGATCGAACCAAAGCGTTTCAAATGGGCACAAACCATGGTAAACGAACTAAAGCGAACCTCTTTCGACACCTTGACTTTCGAGGACCCACGATTTCCATTTAGACTACGCCATTGCCACGATGCGCCACCCTGGATCTTCGTGAAAGGGAAATTAAGTCCGGTAAAGCACGTCGTTTCCATAGTTGGCTCCAGGCAGGCCAGCGAATACGGCAGGCGTTTCGTTCGCGACCTGGTAAAACACCTTTCGGCATTCGACGTGGCCATTGTGTCGGGTCTTGCGGTCGGAATAGATGTCGAGGCGCACCGGGCCGCCATAAAATACGCACTTCCCACTTGGGCGGTTCTGGCCCACGGGTTCGATAAAATGTATCCATTCTCTAATCGACATGTCGCTCGTGACATTCTGGATCAAGGAGCATGGATCACGGAATTCCTGCCGCGTACCCGACCAGAAAAAGAGAACTTTCCAAAGCGCAACAGAATCATCGCGGGCCTCTGTGATGTGTGCGTCGTTGTTGAAGCCGCTCGGAAAGGTGGAGCACTGATCACCGCAAAACTGTCCAATGAATACGGTCGTGATGTCATGGCCCTTCCTGGAAGAGTCACGGATGAGTTCTCTGCCGGATGCAACTCCCTTATTAGAAATCACCAGGCTCACCTCATCGAACATCCCAATAACTTGACCGAGCTCCTCGGCTGGAAACGCATTCACGATCAACCTCAGCTCCAGCTCCCTATTGAACTTTCCGAGTTTCAACATAGCATTTTAAAACTCATCGGATCTGAAGAAAGCTGCTCCATCGAATCGCTGTGTAAGCAACTCAATTGCGAACTACCGAAGGCCCTTCCCGTGCTGCTTCAGCTTGAAATGGAAGGACTAATTGTCAATACGGGTGCCCATCACTACATCCGTGCTGGATAA
- a CDS encoding TetR/AcrR family transcriptional regulator produces MITLIIFAAEMEKELEEKIREHALKMFMQLGVRSVTMDDVARDIAISKKTLYQFVDNKADLVDRAFTLLVDLTIPRVREIRKARGNAIDQMFMLDEFMCSMVESHNPAVKFQLHKYYPSTWRKVEEMRFREFMATIKANLEQGMKEGLYRAGLNAELIAYMYFGKAEIMTETTWFPTEKFDMTEISHVSLEYHLRGICAPLGLEYLDKLIADKKWKH; encoded by the coding sequence GTGATTACATTGATTATATTTGCTGCCGAAATGGAGAAAGAATTAGAGGAAAAGATAAGAGAACACGCACTCAAGATGTTTATGCAACTTGGGGTGCGTAGTGTGACGATGGACGATGTGGCGCGGGATATAGCCATTTCGAAGAAGACGTTGTATCAATTCGTGGACAACAAAGCAGACCTGGTAGATCGGGCCTTTACCTTGTTGGTAGACTTGACTATTCCGCGGGTTCGCGAAATTCGAAAGGCCAGAGGAAATGCTATTGATCAAATGTTCATGCTCGATGAATTCATGTGCAGCATGGTCGAATCGCACAATCCGGCCGTTAAGTTTCAACTTCACAAGTACTACCCATCGACCTGGCGGAAGGTCGAAGAAATGCGATTCCGCGAATTCATGGCCACCATCAAGGCCAATTTGGAGCAGGGAATGAAGGAAGGGCTGTACCGGGCAGGGCTCAATGCGGAACTCATCGCCTACATGTATTTCGGCAAGGCCGAGATCATGACCGAAACGACTTGGTTTCCCACCGAAAAATTCGACATGACGGAAATAAGCCACGTGAGTCTCGAATATCACTTGCGTGGAATTTGTGCACCCCTAGGGTTAGAGTACCTCGACAAATTAATAGCAGACAAGAAATGGAAACACTGA
- the rpoN gene encoding RNA polymerase factor sigma-54 gives MLQQQLQQKLSQKLSPQQIQLMKMIQLPLQALEQRIKEELEDNPALEEGMLEMDSDSSDFDDYEDREENTIEAEDINVDDYLSDDEIPSYRLQANNYSADDEEARAPITAGATFTQVLREQFQMVNMDPEIEEIAEYLVGAVDDDGYIRRELISILDDLAFTGNIFTSIDKLEEALEVVQSLDPPGVGARDLQECLMIQLDRKRHTTAIENAICILDRCFDEFTKKHYSRITKKLEIDEEELKEAIEEIVKLNPKPGTSAAPNTRGAEQVIPDFTIKIVDGELELTLNSRNAPELNVSPSYSDMLHHFQKTKEKANKEQKEAVLFVKQKLDSAKWFIDAIKQRQHTLYITMNAIMEKQSDYFLTGDERMLKPMILKDIADEINMDISTVSRVASSKYVQTPYGTFLIKNFFSEAMTNEEGEEVSTRKIKKILEDLIGEEDKRKPITDEKLSKSLKEKGFPIARRTVAKYREQLNIPVARLRKQL, from the coding sequence ATGCTCCAACAACAGCTCCAACAGAAGCTCAGTCAGAAACTATCTCCACAGCAGATCCAGCTGATGAAGATGATCCAGCTGCCTTTGCAAGCCCTGGAGCAACGCATTAAAGAAGAGCTAGAAGACAACCCGGCCCTTGAAGAGGGGATGCTTGAAATGGATTCCGATTCTTCGGACTTTGACGATTACGAGGATCGCGAAGAGAACACCATTGAGGCGGAGGACATCAATGTCGATGACTACTTGAGCGATGACGAAATACCGAGTTATCGCCTCCAGGCAAACAACTACTCGGCCGATGATGAAGAGGCCAGGGCACCTATCACGGCCGGAGCTACGTTTACTCAAGTCTTGCGCGAACAGTTTCAAATGGTCAACATGGATCCGGAGATCGAGGAGATCGCCGAATACTTGGTCGGTGCAGTAGATGACGACGGTTATATCCGGCGTGAACTGATTTCAATTCTAGACGACCTCGCCTTTACGGGAAACATATTCACATCCATAGACAAACTCGAAGAGGCTTTGGAGGTCGTGCAGTCCTTAGACCCTCCAGGTGTGGGGGCACGTGATTTGCAGGAATGCTTAATGATCCAGCTCGACCGCAAAAGGCATACCACGGCCATCGAAAACGCAATATGCATTCTCGACCGCTGCTTCGACGAGTTTACCAAGAAACACTACAGCCGGATTACCAAGAAATTGGAGATCGACGAAGAAGAGCTCAAAGAAGCGATCGAAGAAATAGTGAAGCTTAACCCCAAGCCGGGCACCTCTGCAGCACCCAACACCCGTGGAGCAGAGCAGGTGATCCCCGACTTCACGATAAAGATCGTGGACGGTGAATTGGAGCTCACGCTTAACTCTCGCAATGCGCCTGAGCTAAACGTCAGCCCAAGCTATAGCGATATGCTTCACCACTTCCAAAAGACGAAGGAGAAGGCCAACAAGGAGCAAAAAGAAGCGGTGTTGTTCGTCAAGCAAAAACTCGATTCGGCAAAGTGGTTCATCGATGCTATAAAACAGCGCCAACACACCTTATACATCACCATGAATGCCATCATGGAAAAACAAAGCGACTACTTTTTAACCGGTGACGAGCGCATGTTGAAGCCGATGATCTTGAAGGATATCGCGGATGAGATCAATATGGACATATCAACGGTCTCCCGTGTTGCGAGCAGCAAGTATGTTCAGACCCCATATGGAACCTTCCTCATTAAAAACTTCTTTAGCGAGGCCATGACCAATGAAGAGGGTGAAGAGGTGAGCACTCGTAAGATCAAGAAGATCTTGGAGGACCTCATCGGGGAAGAAGACAAACGCAAGCCAATCACCGACGAAAAACTGTCCAAGTCGCTCAAGGAAAAAGGCTTTCCGATCGCACGTAGAACGGTGGCAAAATACCGCGAGCAGCTGAACATTCCAGTGGCCCGATTACGCAAGCAACTCTAA
- a CDS encoding TolC family protein: METLKRVLIALFLWPAALLAQDGSTSFTLNEAIEYAKINSYALRDSEFEIQKAKRLVKEALAIGLPQISGSASYNNYLEVPIQQIPGDFIPGGQPGDLIEVQFQPEQNMGFDVTANQLIFDGSYIVATKSVKVFLELSEKLKTKTEYEITNAIIQLYAQVLVSEENYNVLEESAENLRTTLDETKALNTEGFVSEQDVDQLELLVLSTENRVRQADRQKSISQNILLYTMGLPLETDLALTTPLEDIVDIAGEETLVGDFDFTEHIDYQLAENQLRTDELKMKNEQAAYMPSLSAFYSYQQNSQANEFNFFNDGVWFPTQLLGVRLNVPIFTSFGIKNAVAQAQINVEQSSMNVERVGRDIQVQVQQARDVYYQALDNYQTTEQNLELSRRINDKELIKYREGVSTSLDLAQAQRQFLDSQSNFIMSTYNLIDAKSNLLKALNRY; encoded by the coding sequence ATGGAAACACTGAAAAGAGTATTGATCGCATTATTCTTGTGGCCTGCGGCATTGCTGGCGCAAGATGGTTCGACGAGTTTCACGTTGAACGAGGCGATCGAGTACGCCAAGATCAACAGCTACGCCTTACGCGACTCTGAGTTCGAGATTCAGAAGGCCAAGAGGCTGGTGAAGGAAGCCCTGGCGATCGGATTGCCGCAGATCAGCGGTTCGGCATCCTATAACAACTACCTGGAAGTGCCGATTCAACAGATTCCGGGCGATTTTATCCCGGGTGGACAACCCGGTGACCTGATCGAGGTGCAGTTCCAGCCAGAACAGAATATGGGATTTGACGTCACTGCTAATCAGTTGATCTTCGACGGGTCTTATATCGTGGCCACGAAAAGTGTGAAGGTCTTTTTGGAGCTTTCTGAGAAGTTGAAGACCAAGACTGAATACGAGATCACGAATGCCATTATTCAGCTCTATGCCCAAGTTTTGGTTTCTGAAGAGAACTACAATGTTCTGGAGGAATCGGCAGAGAACTTACGCACGACCCTCGACGAAACAAAAGCTTTGAATACAGAAGGGTTTGTTTCTGAGCAGGACGTGGACCAGTTAGAACTGTTGGTTCTAAGCACTGAAAACCGCGTGCGTCAGGCCGATCGCCAAAAATCGATCAGTCAGAATATCCTTCTATACACCATGGGACTACCGTTAGAGACCGATCTAGCATTGACGACCCCCCTAGAGGATATCGTCGATATAGCCGGAGAAGAGACCTTGGTCGGTGATTTTGACTTTACGGAGCACATCGACTACCAGCTAGCCGAAAACCAACTGCGCACCGATGAGCTGAAGATGAAGAACGAACAAGCTGCCTACATGCCCTCGCTAAGCGCATTTTACAGCTATCAGCAAAATAGCCAAGCGAACGAATTCAATTTCTTTAACGATGGAGTATGGTTCCCGACGCAATTGCTCGGGGTTCGATTGAACGTTCCCATATTCACTTCGTTCGGAATAAAGAACGCCGTGGCGCAAGCGCAGATCAACGTTGAGCAAAGCTCTATGAACGTCGAGCGCGTTGGTCGCGATATTCAAGTTCAGGTGCAGCAAGCCCGCGATGTATATTACCAAGCACTCGACAACTATCAAACCACCGAGCAGAACCTCGAATTGTCGCGCCGAATCAACGACAAAGAGTTGATCAAGTATCGCGAGGGAGTTTCGACCAGTCTCGATCTCGCGCAGGCTCAGCGCCAGTTTCTGGACAGCCAGAGCAATTTCATCATGTCTACCTACAACCTCATTGACGCTAAATCGAACTTACTTAAAGCACTTAACCGTTACTAA
- the gdhA gene encoding NADP-specific glutamate dehydrogenase translates to MNATQKEFMDRVTAKNPNEPEFLQAVQEVAETVIPFIEKNPKYEVHKILDRIAEPERVLMFRVPWIDDEGKVQVNRGFRIEMNSAIGPYKGGLRFHPSVNLSILKFLAFEQVFKNSLTTLPMGGGKGGSDFDPKGKSDNEVMRFCQSFMTELARHIGPNTDVPAGDIGVGGREIGYLFGQYKRLRNEFTGVLTGKGFNWGGSLIRPEATGYGNVYFAEQMLETKDEIIRDKVVTISGSGNVAQYACEKATQLGAKVVTMSDSGGYIYDSEGIDEEKLAFIMDLKNIRRGRISEYVEKYPNAEYHEGNHPWGIKCDIALPCATQNELNGEEARMLVDNGVICVSEGANMPSTPEAIEVFHKNKILFAPGKASNAGGVATSGLEMSQNSLRLSWTREEVDARLQNIMKDIHRACVKYGKEDGGYVDYVKGANIAGFVKVADAMIDQGVV, encoded by the coding sequence ATGAACGCTACACAAAAGGAGTTCATGGATCGGGTAACTGCGAAGAACCCGAATGAACCGGAATTTCTGCAAGCAGTGCAGGAAGTGGCCGAAACGGTGATCCCGTTTATTGAAAAGAATCCAAAGTATGAGGTGCATAAGATCCTCGATCGGATCGCTGAGCCCGAACGCGTGCTCATGTTCCGTGTGCCATGGATCGACGATGAGGGAAAAGTACAGGTGAATCGCGGATTTCGGATTGAGATGAATTCGGCCATCGGACCGTACAAAGGGGGCTTGCGCTTCCATCCATCGGTGAACCTCAGTATTTTGAAATTCCTCGCCTTCGAGCAAGTTTTCAAGAACTCGTTGACCACTTTGCCCATGGGCGGAGGAAAGGGAGGTTCTGATTTTGATCCTAAAGGAAAGTCAGACAATGAAGTTATGCGCTTTTGCCAGAGCTTCATGACGGAATTAGCTCGTCATATTGGGCCGAACACGGATGTGCCGGCAGGAGATATCGGTGTTGGTGGACGTGAGATCGGATATTTGTTTGGTCAGTATAAGCGTCTCCGCAATGAGTTCACCGGTGTATTGACCGGAAAGGGCTTTAACTGGGGAGGAAGCTTGATCAGACCGGAGGCTACCGGTTATGGGAACGTGTACTTCGCCGAGCAGATGCTCGAGACGAAGGACGAGATAATCCGCGATAAGGTAGTCACCATTTCAGGATCGGGTAACGTTGCGCAGTACGCTTGCGAGAAAGCAACCCAATTGGGTGCGAAAGTGGTAACGATGAGTGATTCGGGTGGTTACATATACGACAGTGAAGGCATTGACGAAGAAAAGTTGGCCTTCATCATGGACTTGAAAAACATCCGCAGAGGGCGCATCAGCGAGTACGTTGAGAAGTATCCAAATGCCGAATACCACGAGGGAAATCACCCGTGGGGTATCAAGTGCGATATCGCGTTGCCTTGTGCAACTCAAAACGAGTTGAATGGTGAAGAGGCTCGAATGCTCGTAGACAACGGAGTGATCTGCGTGTCGGAAGGAGCTAATATGCCGTCTACGCCCGAAGCTATTGAGGTGTTCCACAAGAACAAGATCTTGTTCGCGCCAGGAAAGGCGAGCAATGCCGGTGGGGTAGCGACGAGTGGTCTCGAAATGAGCCAGAACTCACTTCGCCTGAGCTGGACGCGTGAAGAGGTCGATGCTCGCCTTCAAAACATCATGAAGGACATCCATCGCGCTTGTGTGAAATACGGAAAAGAGGACGGAGGATATGTTGATTACGTGAAAGGAGCCAACATCGCCGGATTCGTAAAAGTGGCCGACGCCATGATCGATCAGGGAGTGGTTTGA
- a CDS encoding TonB-dependent receptor yields MTRFLALLLLIPSWAFSQTISGSVIDISTGEPLAGAHVRIPDFEFGTVTNENGRFTLDVASGVYNLDITFVGYEPMIIEGVKVGNAAVELKIELIPQNEFLSAVTVTAGKFDQRLDEVTVSMDIVTPRLIQQKNTYEVQKVLEQSSGISIIEDQANIRGGSGWSYGAGTRVQVLIDYLPVIDGGSGQVQWKSVPTELVEQIEVIKGASSALYGSSALNGVINVRTKAPSDTLITELTLFAGAYGIPAREELKWWSGTQTVSGLNWRTSWSSGTNGFVLGGHALRDNGFEYDVEDHRIRIEGSWVHNNVESPWEYGVSTNINYRKSGDALIWNSEDEGYIPLDSSRTITEANFIYIDPFFSWKKNRWSHQFKGRFMSNLNTSRSETNIYDNSFYTNYTEFQSQYYLSENIALTGGLVNMWSYSDAALFQGQHSSYNLAGYLQVDKKFGRLKFSLGSRYEHFRLDEASYSKPVVRSGINYAITKATSIRASFGQGYRFPTIAEKYTRTSVGAIWIYPNENLQPESGWSAEIGVKQGLRIGRLKGFVDIAGFWMQYNDMMEFTFGRWEESTDINRLFGLGFRSINIGTTDIRGIELSTALQYDFGKNKIQVMGGYTFMNPQIADPNEVFATAYSLEPIWPDSLTYANTSSDPSGILKYRYQHLFKLDIQFDHEPWMIGASTRMNDFMANIDLIFVSDLFATQVPGIPESRARLNTGDLIWDFRIGYTINENIQIRALVENAFNREVLIRPAKIGAPIQYTLQLQLRF; encoded by the coding sequence ATGACAAGATTTCTCGCCCTGCTCCTCCTCATCCCCTCTTGGGCATTCTCACAAACCATTTCCGGATCCGTTATTGATATTTCTACTGGTGAACCACTCGCTGGTGCTCACGTTCGAATACCGGATTTCGAGTTTGGCACGGTGACCAACGAAAATGGTCGCTTTACCTTGGACGTTGCTTCGGGTGTTTACAACCTTGACATCACTTTTGTGGGCTACGAGCCCATGATCATTGAAGGTGTAAAAGTGGGAAATGCTGCTGTAGAACTTAAAATTGAACTCATCCCTCAGAATGAGTTCTTATCGGCCGTGACCGTGACCGCCGGTAAATTCGATCAGCGTCTCGATGAAGTCACCGTGTCTATGGATATCGTTACACCTCGTCTTATCCAACAAAAGAACACCTATGAAGTGCAAAAGGTCCTCGAACAATCTTCCGGAATAAGCATCATAGAAGACCAAGCCAACATTCGAGGAGGTAGCGGTTGGAGCTATGGAGCCGGTACGCGGGTCCAAGTACTCATAGATTATTTACCCGTGATCGATGGGGGTTCCGGTCAAGTGCAATGGAAGTCTGTCCCGACAGAACTTGTCGAGCAAATCGAAGTCATCAAAGGAGCAAGCAGTGCATTGTACGGTTCTTCAGCTTTAAATGGAGTCATCAACGTACGCACTAAAGCACCGAGCGATACACTTATAACGGAGCTAACGCTCTTTGCAGGCGCATATGGTATTCCTGCGCGGGAAGAGCTCAAATGGTGGAGCGGCACGCAAACCGTTTCCGGCCTTAACTGGAGAACGAGTTGGTCGTCCGGAACGAACGGGTTCGTTCTCGGTGGCCACGCGCTGCGCGACAATGGATTTGAATACGATGTCGAAGATCACCGGATAAGGATCGAAGGCTCTTGGGTCCACAACAATGTTGAATCTCCATGGGAATACGGAGTCAGCACGAACATCAACTACCGCAAGAGCGGAGATGCCTTGATCTGGAATTCCGAAGATGAAGGGTATATCCCCCTCGATAGTTCCCGAACGATAACCGAAGCTAATTTCATCTATATCGATCCGTTCTTTTCGTGGAAAAAGAACCGTTGGTCCCATCAATTCAAGGGGCGCTTCATGTCTAATTTGAATACTTCGCGCTCAGAAACGAATATCTACGACAACTCGTTCTACACCAACTACACGGAGTTTCAGAGTCAGTACTATTTAAGTGAGAATATCGCCCTTACGGGCGGATTGGTAAATATGTGGTCCTATAGCGACGCCGCACTCTTTCAGGGCCAACACTCGAGCTACAATTTGGCAGGATACCTTCAGGTCGATAAGAAATTTGGGCGTTTGAAATTCTCTTTAGGAAGTCGTTACGAGCATTTCAGATTAGATGAAGCCAGTTATTCAAAACCCGTTGTACGGAGCGGAATAAACTACGCCATAACGAAGGCTACGAGCATTCGGGCCAGCTTTGGGCAAGGGTACCGTTTTCCGACCATTGCCGAAAAGTACACGCGTACGAGTGTAGGAGCCATTTGGATATATCCAAATGAAAACCTTCAGCCCGAAAGCGGCTGGAGTGCAGAAATTGGAGTGAAACAGGGACTTCGTATAGGACGTCTAAAAGGCTTTGTCGATATAGCGGGTTTCTGGATGCAATACAACGACATGATGGAGTTCACCTTCGGTCGATGGGAAGAATCGACCGACATCAACAGGCTATTCGGCCTGGGATTCCGAAGCATCAATATCGGAACCACTGACATTCGCGGGATTGAGCTAAGCACAGCTCTGCAATACGATTTCGGAAAAAACAAGATTCAAGTCATGGGAGGGTACACGTTTATGAACCCCCAAATAGCTGATCCAAATGAAGTCTTTGCTACAGCCTATTCCCTAGAACCCATATGGCCCGATTCTTTGACTTACGCCAATACCAGCAGCGACCCAAGTGGGATACTAAAATATCGCTACCAACACCTTTTCAAACTCGACATTCAGTTTGATCATGAACCCTGGATGATCGGAGCCTCGACACGTATGAACGACTTCATGGCAAACATCGATCTGATCTTCGTTTCCGACCTCTTTGCAACTCAAGTACCGGGCATTCCCGAAAGTCGAGCTCGACTAAACACAGGCGATTTGATCTGGGATTTCAGGATCGGTTACACCATAAATGAGAATATTCAAATCCGAGCACTCGTCGAAAACGCCTTCAATCGAGAGGTCCTCATTCGCCCCGCAAAGATTGGCGCCCCAATACAATACACACTTCAGCTACAGCTTCGGTTCTGA
- the asnS gene encoding asparagine--tRNA ligase, with product MKRIKVKELLGGEKIGEEVTAMGWVRHFRSNRFIALNDGSCLTNIQAVVDHEQTHESIIKLISVGAAVRVTGQLVESQGKGQSVEIQVREIEVLGTADPEKYPLQPKKHSLEFLREIAHLRPRTQTFGAVFRIRHAIAFAIHKYFNDRGYYYMHTPVITGSDAEGAGEMFQVTILNLNAVPKNESGEVDFKQDFFEKPTNLTVSGQLEAELGAMALGQVYTFGPTFRAENSNTSRHLAEFWMIEPEVAFNDLEANMDLAEDFLKYVIGYVLENCTEDLEFLEARLLDEEKTKPQNECSARSLTDKLHFIVYNEFKRVTYTEAIDILRNSKPNKKKKFNYLIEEWGTDLQSEHERYLVEKHFECPVILFDYPAKIKAFYMRLNEDGKTVRAMDILFPGIGEIVGGSQREERYGVLKEKIGEFNIPEEELWWYLETRKFGTAPHSGFGLGFERLVQFVTGMGYIRDVIPFPRFPGSAEF from the coding sequence ATGAAACGGATCAAGGTAAAGGAGCTGCTCGGCGGCGAAAAGATTGGTGAAGAGGTAACGGCCATGGGCTGGGTGCGCCATTTTCGGAGCAACCGGTTCATTGCGCTGAACGACGGTAGCTGTTTGACCAATATCCAAGCGGTGGTCGACCACGAGCAAACCCATGAATCGATTATAAAGCTGATTTCGGTTGGTGCCGCCGTTCGCGTTACCGGACAGCTTGTCGAGAGCCAAGGTAAAGGCCAAAGTGTGGAGATCCAAGTGCGCGAGATCGAGGTATTGGGCACCGCCGATCCGGAGAAATACCCGTTGCAACCCAAAAAACACAGTCTCGAATTCCTGCGCGAGATCGCCCATCTGCGTCCGCGTACCCAAACCTTTGGAGCCGTTTTCCGCATTCGACATGCCATCGCCTTCGCCATACACAAGTATTTCAACGACCGCGGTTATTACTACATGCACACGCCGGTGATCACGGGTAGCGATGCCGAAGGTGCCGGTGAAATGTTTCAGGTAACCATACTGAATCTCAACGCGGTTCCGAAGAACGAATCGGGCGAGGTGGATTTCAAGCAAGACTTCTTCGAAAAACCAACGAACCTAACGGTTTCGGGACAGCTCGAAGCAGAACTCGGAGCCATGGCCTTAGGTCAGGTATACACGTTTGGTCCTACATTCAGAGCAGAAAACTCGAACACCAGCCGCCACCTTGCGGAATTCTGGATGATCGAACCCGAAGTGGCGTTCAACGACCTTGAGGCCAACATGGACCTGGCTGAGGATTTTCTGAAGTACGTGATCGGATATGTGCTCGAAAACTGCACTGAGGACCTGGAGTTTCTCGAAGCGCGATTGCTCGACGAAGAAAAAACTAAGCCACAAAACGAGTGCTCGGCCCGGAGTCTGACCGACAAATTGCACTTTATTGTATACAACGAATTCAAGCGCGTGACCTACACCGAGGCAATAGACATCCTTCGGAACAGTAAGCCGAATAAGAAAAAGAAATTCAACTACCTCATCGAAGAGTGGGGCACCGATCTTCAGAGCGAGCACGAGCGCTACTTGGTGGAGAAACACTTTGAATGTCCGGTGATCCTATTCGATTATCCGGCCAAGATCAAAGCCTTTTACATGCGCTTGAACGAGGACGGCAAAACGGTTCGGGCCATGGACATTCTGTTCCCGGGCATCGGCGAAATCGTGGGCGGATCTCAGCGTGAAGAGCGCTACGGTGTATTGAAGGAAAAGATCGGCGAATTCAACATTCCGGAAGAGGAACTTTGGTGGTACCTCGAAACCCGGAAATTCGGTACGGCACCACATAGTGGTTTTGGATTGGGCTTCGAAAGACTAGTCCAATTCGTTACCGGAATGGGATATATTCGTGACGTTATTCCATTTCCACGTTTTCCTGGTAGCGCAGAATTCTAA